A genomic region of Branchiostoma lanceolatum isolate klBraLanc5 chromosome 4, klBraLanc5.hap2, whole genome shotgun sequence contains the following coding sequences:
- the LOC136433565 gene encoding UDP-GalNAc:beta-1,3-N-acetylgalactosaminyltransferase 2-like, with protein MEWWRWGAVLAAVVSLSLFRDFIFSSFGLSSVEEAKPEYDIVIGILSARENFEQRRALRATWVGYIQQHPDYSRRVLVKFIVGSKPCPVPPPDRLDPFTCQKLSLSETICAGEVVALSLASQNSFPSSQQQTGPVETHFTVHHPVVITKLGVLGGDIPAEGVRVRLVDSAAKEDLLSVNFTSDDPGLQTGGNTFKAVQNYVLPKGFQGTITVESLAADIELLVTFPLDQLQVNNKGGVLQLTKTVDFMPESGYLPPHTDVQQHTAATFMYRVFEPEFLEQAPQDLRAKDWTGKLGAEQQHLETEVERYGDILLVEEEEFYRNLPRKILGFYKWVTENVRFNFTLKTDDDCFIDVDKIATGIETLKLREKSRVWWSRFRSGWAVEHHGKWAEQDYPSPVYPAFACGAGNMLSADLVSWLAKNAHELRPYQGEDVSLGIWLAALGPNLICDHSWQCEEGCTTEMYSSPELQPTQLMKMWSNLQRCGNACQCT; from the exons ATGGAGTGGTGGAGATGGGGAGCTGTGTTAGCAGCAGTCGTCTCCCTCAGTCTGTTCAGGGACTTCATATTTTCCTCCTTTGGACTCTCCTCTGTTG AGGAGGCCAAGCCAGAGTATGACATCGTTATTGGCATCCTTTCGGCCAGAGAGAATTTTGAACAGCGCAGGGCTCTCCGAGCGACATGGGTGGGCTACATACAGCAGCATCCAGACTACAGCAGGAG GGTTCTGGTGAAATTTATTGTGGGGAGCAAACCCTGCCCAGTCCCACCCCCTGACAGACTGGACCCCTTCACCTGCCAGAAACTATCCTTGTCAGAAACAA TATGTGCAGGAGAGGTGGTGGCCCTCAGCCTGGCCTCCCAGAACAGTTTTCCCAGCAGCCAGCAGCAGACAGGTCCAGTGGAGACACACTTCACCGTCCACCACCCCGTGGTCATCACCAAGCTGGGTGTGCTGGGAGGGGACATTCCTGCAGAAGGTGTCAGAGTCAGGCTGGTAGACTCTGCAGCAAAG GAGGATTTACTCAGTGTTAATTTCACATCAGATGACCCAGGACTACAAACAGGGGGCAACACTTTTAAGGCTGTGCAGAATTATGTTTTACCAAAG GGATTCCAGGGGACGATAACTGTGGAGAGCCTAGCAGCAGATATTGAGTTGTTGGTGACATTTCCTCTGGATCAGCTACAGGTTAACAACAAAGGCGGGGTACTTCAACTcacaaag ACAGTTGACTTCATGCCTGAGTCAGGGTATCTTCCTCCTCACACCGATGTCCAGCAGCATACAGCAGCTACATTTATGTACAGAGTCTTTG AGCCTGAGTTCTTGGAGCAGGCCCCTCAGGACCTCCGTGCCAAAGACTGGACAGGAAAGCTTGGTGCAGAGCAGCAGCATCTGGAGACGGAGGTGGAGCGGTACGGGGACATCCTCCTGGTGGAGGAGGAAGAGTTCTACAGAAACCTGCCAAGGAAGATACTGGGGTTTTACAAATG GGTCACTGAAAATGTGAGGTTCAACTTCACCTTGAAAACTGATGATGACTGTTTTATTGATGTGGACAAAATAGCAACG GGGATTGAAACTCTTAAACTACGTGAAAAAAGCAGAGTATGGTGGAGCAG GTTTCGTAGTGGCTGGGCTGTAGAGCATCATGGCAAGTGGGCGGAGCAGGACTACCCTAGCCCTGTCTACCCTGCCTTTGCCTGTGGAGCAGGCAACATGCTGTCAGCTGACCTTGTCTCCTGGTTAGCCAAGAATGCACACGAGCTTAGGCCATATCAG GGAGAAGATGTCTCATTGGGGATCTGGCTGGCTGCACTCGGACCGAATCTCATATGT GACCACTCCTGGCAATGTGAGGAAGGCTGTACTACAGAGATGTACTCTTCCCCTGAGCTGCAGCCCACACAGCTGATGAAGATGTGGAGCAACCTGCAGAGGTGTGGGAATGCCTGCCAATGTACATGA
- the LOC136433566 gene encoding F-box/WD repeat-containing protein 7-like translates to MSMFADREAVANNIFAAFEAFTPEEQNVVLRQILLKCQPLQLRFVYAELKTLLAVDFVAHLPRELTERIFSYLDGVEMSRAACVSRLWREKTNNEGLWQRLCKLKRWEHFGFNEDLSREESCSSPTATSRTSPRFTPVNSDVISLSPLCHWKDVYIRAHHLNKNWATGKYTVMPPLRGHEGRVNCIDCDGKLLVSGGGDNCVRLWDLATGKCINQLEGHTDSVTAIRLRNNIVVTSCADSVVRVFEASSGRCLKVMQGHTSGVEHLCFDGANLVSASNDRTVRVWSLSSGKCIHNLTGHTDDIQLLCMHGDLAVSSSWDQTLRLWDIRRGLCLQILVGHAEVVYCCQFDERRVVSGGADSFVKIWNPQTGDCTKTLTGHTGEVYCLKYNEDVIASGAADSIVRLWSFAGECLHELREHIGVVRCLLLEGDRLISGGDQKKVVIWNTKDGKLLNVVHRNPTLLHLMWANETKLVLASPESPGTVSILSYW, encoded by the exons ATGAGCATGTTTGCGGACCGTGAAGCCGTAGCGAACAACATCTTCGCGGCGTTCGAGGCGTTCACGCCGGAGGAACAGAACGTGGTGCTGAGGCAAATCCTGCTGAAATGCCAG CCCCTGCAGCTGAGGTTTGTGTATGCAGAGCTGAAAACCCTCCTGGCTGTGGACTTTGTGGCCCACCTGCCCCGGGAGCTGACAGAGAGGATCTTCTCCTACCTGGACGGAGTGGAGATGTCCCGGGCTGCCTGTGTCAGCAGACTGTGGAGGGAGAAGACTAACAATGAGGGATTATG GCAAAGACTGTGCAAATTAAAGAGGTGGGAACATTTTGGGTTTAATGAGGACCTGTCCCGTGAGGAGTCGTGCAGCAGCCCCACGGCCACCTCCCGAACCTCCCCGCGCTTCACACCAGTCAACAGTGACGTCATCTCCCTGTCACCACTGTGTCACTGGAAGGACGTGTACATCAGGGCGCATCACCTCAACAAGAACTGGGCAACAGGGAAGTACACCGTCATGCCTCCACTCAGGGGCCACGAGGGCAGGGTCAACTGTATAGACTGTGATG GTAAGTTACTTGTGAGTGGAGGAGGAGACAACTGTGTTCGGTTGTGGGATCTGGCAACTGGGAAGTGTATCAACCAGCTGGAGGGGCACACAGACTCTGTCACTGCTATACGACTAAGG AACAACATTGTAGTGACCAGCTGTGCAGACAGTGTGGTCAGGGTATTTGAGGCGTCCAGCGGTCGGTGTCTGAAAGTCATGCAGGGTCACACATCAGGGGTAGAGCACCTCTGCTTTGATGGGGCAAACCTTGTCAGTGCTTCAAACGACAG GACAGTGAGAGTCTGGTCATTGTCATCAGGGAAGTGCATCCACAACCTAACAGGGCACACAGATGATATTCAG CTCCTTTGTATGCATGGAGACTTGGCGGTCAGCTCATCCTGGGACCAGACCCTGCGGCTGTGGGACATCAGAAGGGGGCTGTGCCTACAGATACTTGTGGGACATGCAGAAG TTGTGTACTGTTGCCAATTTGATGAGAGGAGAGTAGTGAGTGGTGGTGCTGACTCCTTTGTGAAGATCTGGAACCCCCAGACAGGGGACTGCACCAAGACTCTGACTGGACACACAGGAGAGGTG TACTGTCTGAAGTATAATGAGGATGTCATTGCATCAGGGGCAGCTGACAGCATTGTCAGGTTGTGGAGCTTTGCAG GGGAGTGCCTACATGAGCTGAGGGAACACATTGGAGTGGTGCGCTGTCTCCTGCTGGAGGGGGACAGGCTCATCTCTGGGGGCGACCAGAAGAAAGTCGTCATCTGGAACACAAAG GACGGCAAGTTGCTGAATGTGGTGCACAGGAACCCGACGTTACTGCACTTGATGTGGGCTAATGAGACCAAGTTGGTGCTGGCCTCCCCAGAATCCCCTGGCACTGTCTCCATCCTTAGTTACTGGTAA